In the Euphorbia lathyris chromosome 5, ddEupLath1.1, whole genome shotgun sequence genome, one interval contains:
- the LOC136230104 gene encoding pentatricopeptide repeat-containing protein At4g37170-like — MGRKSLNSCPSFSLLNLHKIIVSPYSSQTQSYKPLPQKSFFKFDSKDTHIDSLCKDGRIHEAIDILCEQKRLKEALQVLNQIDKPSPSIYSTLIQSCLHNRALEEGKKVHDHIKRSGFLPGLVISNRLVDMYAKCNSLPNAHKVFDEMSQRDLCSWNVLISGYAKIGLLKEARKLFDKMPERDNFSWTAMISGYVRHDIPNEALELFRMMKRSDNSKTNRFTISSVLAATSAIRCLRIGKEIHGYIIRTGLESDEVFWSALSDMYAKCGSLDEARCIFDKMRNRDIVTWTTMIDRCFGEGKRKEGFDLFSGLLRSGIRPNDFTFAGVLNACADLSEEGVGKQVHGHMTRIGSDPFSFAASALVHMYSKSGNMVNAERVFKGLPRPDLVSWTSLISGYAQNGLPGEALWYFELLLKSGTQPDHITFVGVLSACAHAGLVDKGLRHFHSINKKYGLTHTADHYACIIDLLARSGRFEEAEKIINKMPMQPDKFLWASLLGGCRIHGNLRLAKRAADALFEIEPENPATYVTMANIYATAGMWDEVAKIRKTMDDRGVVKKPGVSWVEIKREVHVFLVGDDSHPRSKEIHGFLGKLSEKMKEEGFVPDTNFVLHDVEEEQKEQNLFYHSEKLAIAFGIISTPEGTQIKVFKNLRTCVDCHTAIKFISKLTKRKIIVRDSNRFHCFEDGKCSCGDFW; from the coding sequence ATGGGACGGAAAAGCCTGAACTCTTGTCCATCTTTCTCTCTATTAAACCTACACAAAATCATTGTTTCTCCTTATTCTTCTCAGACTCAATCTTACAAACCTCTTCCTCAAAAATCATTCTTCAAATTCGACAGCAAAGATACCCATATAGATAGCTTATGTAAGGACGGAAGAATCCACGAAGCCATTGATATTCTCTGCGAACAAAAGCGCTTAAAAGAAGCTCTACAAGTGCTCAATcaaattgataagccttctccTTCTATTTACTCAACTCTTATACAATCTTGCCTCCATAATCGGGCTCTTGAAGAGGGGAAAAAGGTCCATGATCACATTAAACGTTCTGGGTTTCTACCGggtctggttatttcgaatcgCCTTGTCGATATGTATGCGAAATGTAACAGTTTGCCGAATGCCCACAAGGTATTCGATGAAATGAGTCAAAGGGACTTGTGTTCATGGAATGTGTTGATTTCTGGGTATGCTAAAATTGGGTTGCTTAAGGAAGCAAGGAAactgtttgataaaatgcctGAAAGAGATAACTTTTCTTGGACTGCTATGATTTCTGGGTATGTGAGGCATGATATACCTAATGAAGCTTTAGAATTGTTTAGAATGATGAAGAGAAGCGACAATTCAAAGACAAATAGATTTACCATTTCGAGTGTTCTTGCTGCAACATCAGCAATTCGTTGCTTGAGAATTGGGAAAGAGATTCATGGTTATATCATCAGAACTGGATTGGAATCAGATGAGGTGTTTTGGAGTGCTTTATCTGATATGTACGCTAAATGTGGGAGCCTAGATGAAGCAAGGTGCATTTTTGACAAAATGCGAAACAGAGATATTGTTACTTGGACAACGATGATCGATAGGTGTTTCGGGGAAGGTAAGCGAAAAGAGGGATTTGATTTGTTTTCAGGGTTATTAAGATCAGGTATAAGGCCTAATGACTTCACATTTGCTGGTGTTCTGAATGCTTGTGCTGATCTTAGTGAAGAGGGTGTTGGTAAGCAGGTTCACGGGCACATGACTCGAATAGGCAGTGATCCGTTTTCGTTTGCAGCGAGCGCTCTTGTTCACATGTATTCGAAGTCTGGGAATATGGTAAACGCTGAAAGGGTGTTCAAAGGGTTGCCTAGGCCTGATTTGGTTTCTTGGACTTCCTTGATTTCAGGGTATGCTCAGAACGGACTACCGGGAGAGGCTCTCTGGTACTTTGAGTTGCTACTGAAGTCAGGGACACAGCCTGATCACATAACTTTCGTTGGAGTTCTTTCCGCGTGCGCTCATGCTGGATTAGTCGATAAGGGTTTGCGACATTTTCACTCTATTAATAAAAAGTATGGCTTAACTCATACTGCTGATCATTATGCTTGTATAATTGATTTATTGGCTCGATCTGGCCGATTCGAAGAAGCTGAAAAGATTATTAATAAAATGCCAATGCAGCCTGATAAATTTCTCTGGGCTTCCTTGTTGGGTGGGTGTAGAATTCATGGAAATCTTAGACTTGCAAAAAGGGCTGCGGATGCATTATTTGAGATAGAGCCTGAGAATCCCGCTACATACGTTACAATGGCGAACATATACGCCACTGCTGGTATGTGGGATGAAGTAGCAAAGATCAGAAAAACTATGGATGACCGTGGAGTGGTGAAAAAACCAGGTGTTAGCTGGGTTGAGATTAAGAGAGAGGTACATGTGTTCTTAGTCGGAGATGATTCCCACCCGAGATCAAAGGAAATACACGGCTTTCTGGGGAAACTTTCCGAAAAGATGAAGGAGGAAGGATTTGTTCCGGACACGAATTTCGTGCTGCATGATGTGGAGGAAGAACAGAAGGAGCAAAATCTGTTTTACCACAGTGAGAAGCTTGCAATTGCTTTTGGAATTATTTCAACTCCAGAAGGAACTCAAATAAaggtttttaaaaatttaagaacTTGTGTAGACTGCCATACTGCAATTAAGTTTATATCAAAGCTTACCAAGAGAAAAATAATCGTAAGAGATTCGAATCGGTTCCATTGTTTTGAGGATGGAAAATGTTCTTGTGGAGACTTTTGGTGA